One genomic window of Numida meleagris isolate 19003 breed g44 Domestic line chromosome 1, NumMel1.0, whole genome shotgun sequence includes the following:
- the TMSB4X gene encoding thymosin beta-4, with translation MSDKPDMAEIEKFDKSKLKKTETQEKNPLPSKETIEQEKQAGES, from the exons ATGTCCGACAAACCCGACATGGCCGAGATCGAGAAATTTGACAAGTCCAAACTGAAGAAGACAGAGACGCAAGAGAAAAACCCGCTGCCTTCAAAAGAAA cgATTGAACAGGAGAAGCAAGCGGGTGAATCGTAA